DNA sequence from the Vanessa cardui chromosome 13, ilVanCard2.1, whole genome shotgun sequence genome:
gtagtatttaattgttgacgattcaaaaacgcttcattgtgaagtttacttcaataaaattgatttgatttgatttgacaagcaacccaaataaaatataatagtattttttaagaaatttaatagtcaatttaatacataaataacatctaagtatattaatattcttaaacaGTATCACCCTTTTTCACTTCACCAGCTCTTCGTGTTAAGACTCTGAAGTTGTCGTAACCTTCATAACCGCCGAGGTAATTACTGTTGTAGCCGGAGTAAGGACGGTCATAACTTGGTCGGTACTGGTAGCCAGGCCGGTAGCCGGGGTACCCAGTGCTGCCGCCGGGGTAACCGGTGCTGCCACCGGGGTAATTGTAGCTGGGACGGTAGTCATAGCCAGAACCGGGCCTGTAGCCGGGACGGTAGCCTGGAAACATTAATGCtgttaatatatggatttattgtgaatatgaaataaataaaaattattgattttgatgttttatttgaatattattattttgtttgaaactTCTAGGTTTGTAGTATCATAACTTCAAAAATCATTTCAGAAAAGTATCCTAATTGAAAGGCATTCATTGTGTTACTTTTTTGAAATGAGCAGATCATTTTGAGTGAATGATGACCACCTGATGTTTAGTCACCATAGCCCATGAACATCCGTATTGTAACAAGTTGTAATAGCTGGATAAGATCAATAATAAGAGCATGAATAAGATCAAATTACTAAGCCGCCATCGACCTTGAAAATTAAGATGTTAAGTTCCTTGCGCCTGTATTATTACTGGCTCACTTTCACCCTActaaccggaacaaaacaatactcagtattgctatAAGTTGTAGAATATTTGTTAAGCGGTTACCTGCTCAAGAGCTTGCACTAAACCCTATTATAAAGAAGTTTAGGAAGACTTAAAATTACGGTAGTACATTTTTTTCAGCCCTTTTTTACATACCGTAAAATACCTTTGAAAATGACATGTTAAGCAAACCATGGTAATTAAAACCTACCTCCATAACCCTGGTATCCCGATCCGTAACCGCCATATCCGGGATACCCGTTATAACCGCCTGggataaaaaatggtatatTACAAACTTCTTGAAACAGGCATCAAAATCTACTCGTATGCTTCTTACCacacatgtatatttattattatatctttacaaATTTTCTGTACAATTAATAGTTTGGGAGATATAGTTAAAAGTATGTTTCTACCCCTTTTTTCGAGATGGCGGGTGGGGACAAACTTGGGGTTAAGGTTGTATTGACccacaaaaaatattgtgtactCTAGAAAATGTTCAGTCAATGTAACATTTCAatggaataatttatttgttttaatcaactcagtgaaaataaacaaaattgattttaaagtcAATCAAATTTATAGCGACGGAGtttgataattaattcattttatcaattataacaattactatTTATGTACTGAACatggttttaaatttataaatgtttaatattatattctagcTTAATTATAGgtggtaaataaaattattaatgagtGAAAATACCTCCATAGCCCGATGACTGGCCAGGGTAACTGCCATATCCGTTGCCATAGCCGCTGCCATAGCCGCTGCCATATCCGCTGCCATATCCGCTGCCATATCCGCTGCCATATCCACTGCCATAATTCCCGCCATATCCGCTGTTATATCCATCATAACCAGGTCTTAACAGCCCGTAACCGCCCGTGCCTCGTCTTGAGTACCCAGAGTCACTCGACTCCAGCAGGCGCTGACTTGTCGCTATGCCCACAGAGCataacaacaatataatattctaaaaaaaatataaaatatattagtatatactcTTACTTCATTACATAGTCAAATAaacttagatctttgaaatgaCGCGACGGATATTGATGTGGTTCTTTTTAATCGATAGAGTGATTgtgaggaaggttttcgtatgtaatacatagacaatatagtaaataattaatagacacTGAtcattaattttagaagtttataatgtgatgtcgtaaataaacaaattctttagtaggCATATTTTGTATCGGTATTACATCCGTGCGGGGACATGGTTGCTACTtgctagtttaaatataaaaacactgGCATATTGGCATTAGACATTAACGTAGAAGAAATATTCTGTAATagcccttgtacctgtagttataagcgaaacacaacaataatgaaaattacCGCTTGGCGTTAGTACACAGTCGGTTTCTTCTGATGAGTGGTACCAACCCATCTGGGTTTGTGCAACCCATCGAATTACTTCGGTTTCCATTGGTTTGTGCAACCCATGGAATTACttgcagggctttgtgcaacccatctgggttgcacaaagccctgcaaGTAATTCCGTTGTAATACAACGGGAATATTCTTTCAAGTATTGCACACATGCGTAg
Encoded proteins:
- the LOC124534704 gene encoding keratin-associated protein 21-1-like isoform X1 → MFITNIILLLCSVGIATSQRLLESSDSGYSRRGTGGYGLLRPGYDGYNSGYGGNYGSGYGSGYGSGYGSGYGSGYGSGYGNGYGSYPGQSSGYGGGYNGYPGYGGYGSGYQGYGGYRPGYRPGSGYDYRPSYNYPGGSTGYPGGSTGYPGYRPGYQYRPSYDRPYSGYNSNYLGGYEGYDNFRVLTRRAGEVKKGDTV
- the LOC124534704 gene encoding keratin-associated protein 21-1-like isoform X2, translating into MFITNIILLLCSVGIATSQRLLESSDSGYSRRGTGGYGLLRPGYDGYNSGYGGNYGSGYGSGYGSGYGSGYGSGYGSGYGNGYGSYPGQSSGYGGYRPGYRPGSGYDYRPSYNYPGGSTGYPGGSTGYPGYRPGYQYRPSYDRPYSGYNSNYLGGYEGYDNFRVLTRRAGEVKKGDTV